One genomic segment of Rivularia sp. PCC 7116 includes these proteins:
- a CDS encoding sensor histidine kinase: MTLCTEELQTLELFKILPESRLEWVCDRATPLKLSQGEILVSEGDAARGLFILMSGKIAITRYSDGVEMPLGQHIAPEFVGEIPILTDEPIMVNLRGLTDCRVYELPPEDFLELLHQCREFEVTIARAVQKRLRGLESFIRNREKMAALGTMSAGLAHELNNPAAALVRALKDVTPALIELQRMNLVYGKHEEDEEHTQQWTKIRDDGYDIINNDKLDPMTIADREDELLDWLEDYGVEKAWNLAEPLAAGGVDVKTLDIMMERWRDDTTELRDMGIRWLAISFDVMSTIKNGLRGAERISELVHSMKSYSHLDRGAQQWVDIHQGLEDTIKLFSFKLKHGVEINRCYGENLPKILAYGSELNQVWTNLIDNAIDAMEGKGTIEIKTSHFENSLKVEIIDSGTGVPEEVQSRIYEPFFTTKGVGKGSGLGLDAVRRIVENRHKGAIYLESKPGKTTFKICLPIAGCSHK; encoded by the coding sequence ATGACTTTATGTACTGAAGAATTGCAAACGCTGGAATTATTTAAAATACTTCCCGAAAGTCGTTTGGAATGGGTTTGCGATCGCGCTACTCCGTTGAAATTGTCGCAGGGTGAAATTTTAGTATCAGAGGGGGATGCAGCGCGGGGTTTATTTATTTTAATGTCGGGTAAAATTGCCATTACACGTTATTCCGATGGTGTGGAAATGCCATTAGGGCAGCATATAGCACCGGAGTTTGTGGGAGAAATTCCAATACTTACGGATGAGCCAATTATGGTAAATTTGCGGGGTTTAACTGATTGTCGCGTTTACGAACTCCCCCCAGAAGACTTTTTAGAGTTACTTCATCAGTGTCGGGAATTTGAAGTAACCATAGCTCGTGCAGTTCAAAAAAGATTGCGGGGGCTAGAATCCTTTATCCGCAATCGCGAAAAAATGGCAGCTTTGGGTACGATGTCGGCAGGTTTAGCACACGAACTTAACAACCCTGCTGCGGCTTTAGTTCGCGCCTTGAAAGATGTCACGCCAGCATTGATCGAACTGCAACGCATGAACTTAGTTTACGGAAAGCATGAGGAAGACGAAGAACATACTCAGCAATGGACAAAAATTCGGGATGACGGCTACGACATAATTAACAACGATAAATTAGATCCAATGACGATAGCCGATAGGGAAGATGAGCTACTTGATTGGCTGGAAGATTACGGAGTCGAGAAAGCCTGGAATTTAGCCGAACCTTTAGCAGCAGGGGGGGTAGATGTAAAAACACTCGACATCATGATGGAACGTTGGCGAGATGATACCACCGAACTCCGGGATATGGGAATACGCTGGTTAGCAATTTCCTTCGACGTTATGTCCACAATTAAAAACGGTTTGCGCGGAGCCGAACGGATTTCAGAATTAGTACATTCCATGAAATCATACTCTCATTTAGATCGTGGCGCTCAACAGTGGGTAGATATTCATCAAGGTTTAGAAGATACGATTAAATTATTTTCTTTTAAACTCAAACATGGTGTCGAAATTAATCGTTGTTATGGAGAGAATCTTCCCAAAATCCTTGCTTATGGTAGCGAACTAAATCAAGTTTGGACAAATTTAATCGATAATGCCATTGATGCGATGGAAGGAAAAGGCACTATAGAAATCAAAACATCTCATTTTGAAAACTCTTTAAAAGTCGAAATTATCGATAGCGGAACAGGAGTTCCTGAAGAGGTACAATCGCGTATTTATGAACCATTCTTTACAACAAAAGGAGTAGGAAAAGGTTCTGGATTGGGTTTAGATGCAGTTAGAAGAATTGTAGAAAACCGTCACAAAGGAGCGATATATTTAGAATCAAAACCCGGAAAAACCACTTTTAAAATTTGTCTTCCCATAGCAGGTTGTAGTCATAAATAA
- a CDS encoding response regulator, with the protein MMKPVILTVDDDPQVLQAVARDLRQQYGDRFRIMRADSGKTALDTLEKLKLRNETVALFLADQRMPQMSGVEFLEKGLEMYPNAKRALLTAYADTDAAIDAINKTQVDYYLMKPWDPPQEKLFPVIDDLIDDWMAHFRPPFEGIRVIGNRWSPDSHQVKDFLARNQVPYEWLDIESSEEAQKLVEYADCDHLQLPLVLFSDGSSVLQPDNVQLAEKIGLQTQADKPFYDLIIVGGGPAGLAAAVYGASEGLRTLMIEKEAPGGQAGTSSRIENYLGFPVGLSGGDLARRAVTQAKRFGVEILTPQEVQGIRVQDQYRIIQLTDGSEISCHALILALGVAWRRLDTPGIERLTGAGVYYGAAQTEARSCEGEEVYIIGAANSAGQGAMYFSKYASKVIILVRGDSLTKSMSQYLIDQIEATPNIEVRLHTTVVEAKGENSLEELTLVNSLTDEKETVPATSLFIFIGAKPSTEWLDGLLEKDKRGFMLTGPDLKHNGNNRPKGWNLERDPYLLETNVPGIFAVGDVRYGSVKRVASGVGEGSICVQFVHNYLSKVL; encoded by the coding sequence ATTATGAAGCCTGTAATTTTAACTGTTGATGACGATCCGCAAGTTTTGCAAGCGGTAGCCAGAGATTTGCGTCAGCAATACGGCGATCGCTTTCGGATTATGCGTGCTGATTCTGGTAAAACTGCTTTAGATACCTTAGAAAAGCTCAAGCTTCGCAACGAAACGGTAGCATTGTTTTTAGCTGACCAAAGAATGCCGCAAATGTCGGGAGTAGAATTTTTGGAAAAGGGATTGGAAATGTATCCTAATGCCAAAAGAGCTTTACTCACAGCTTATGCCGATACTGATGCAGCTATCGATGCGATCAATAAAACTCAGGTTGACTACTATTTAATGAAACCTTGGGACCCACCTCAAGAAAAGCTATTTCCGGTAATTGACGATTTAATCGATGATTGGATGGCGCATTTTCGTCCACCGTTTGAAGGTATTCGCGTTATTGGTAATCGCTGGTCCCCAGATTCTCACCAAGTTAAGGATTTTTTGGCACGAAATCAAGTCCCTTATGAATGGTTAGATATTGAATCTTCCGAAGAAGCGCAAAAATTAGTCGAATATGCAGATTGCGACCATTTGCAATTACCTTTAGTGCTTTTCTCAGATGGTTCTTCGGTACTGCAACCCGATAACGTGCAACTTGCCGAAAAAATCGGATTGCAAACCCAAGCAGATAAACCATTTTACGATTTAATCATTGTTGGTGGTGGTCCTGCGGGTTTAGCTGCTGCTGTGTACGGTGCTTCGGAAGGATTGCGAACGTTGATGATAGAGAAAGAAGCGCCGGGAGGACAAGCGGGAACCAGTTCGCGTATTGAAAACTACCTTGGTTTCCCTGTAGGTTTGAGCGGTGGAGATTTAGCAAGACGGGCTGTAACCCAGGCTAAAAGGTTTGGTGTCGAGATTCTCACACCACAAGAAGTTCAAGGTATTCGCGTACAAGACCAGTATCGAATTATTCAACTAACAGATGGAAGCGAAATTAGCTGTCATGCTTTGATATTGGCTTTGGGTGTAGCTTGGCGACGCTTAGATACGCCGGGGATAGAGCGTTTAACTGGCGCGGGTGTGTACTATGGAGCAGCCCAAACAGAAGCTCGTTCCTGTGAAGGCGAAGAAGTCTATATTATCGGTGCAGCCAATTCTGCCGGACAAGGGGCAATGTACTTTTCCAAATATGCCAGCAAAGTGATTATTTTGGTGCGCGGCGATTCTTTAACCAAAAGTATGTCCCAATATTTGATTGACCAAATTGAAGCAACACCAAATATTGAAGTCAGGTTACACACAACCGTCGTAGAAGCCAAAGGCGAAAATAGTTTAGAAGAATTGACTCTTGTTAATAGTTTGACAGATGAGAAAGAGACAGTACCTGCAACTTCGCTGTTTATATTTATCGGTGCAAAACCTAGTACAGAATGGTTAGATGGATTATTAGAAAAAGACAAGCGCGGTTTCATGCTCACAGGCCCAGATTTGAAGCACAACGGTAATAATCGTCCGAAAGGCTGGAATTTAGAACGCGACCCCTATTTATTAGAAACAAACGTCCCCGGTATATTTGCGGTAGGAGACGTGCGTTATGGTTCCGTAAAACGAGTTGCTTCCGGTGTCGGTGAAGGTTCGATTTGCGTCCAGTTTGTTCACAACTATTTAAGTAAAGTTTTGTAG
- a CDS encoding VOC family protein codes for MKVYKSFTRLLVNDWKACVNFYKEIMEFKVAQEDERGGYAEFHVADMRLSIFRRSEMARMVHNFEKPASAECQDTVALIFTVNDLEDECMKLKQKGIKLTAEPMNNPMYGIKTAYLRDPDDNLIGLYQMLA; via the coding sequence ATGAAAGTCTATAAATCCTTTACCAGATTGCTAGTTAATGATTGGAAAGCCTGCGTCAATTTTTATAAAGAGATAATGGAATTTAAGGTAGCGCAGGAAGACGAACGAGGTGGATATGCAGAATTTCATGTTGCAGATATGAGACTCAGCATTTTTCGACGTTCGGAAATGGCTCGGATGGTTCACAACTTTGAAAAACCCGCCAGTGCAGAATGTCAAGATACTGTAGCCTTAATTTTTACGGTCAATGATTTAGAAGATGAATGTATGAAACTCAAGCAAAAAGGAATTAAATTAACCGCAGAACCAATGAACAATCCCATGTACGGCATCAAAACAGCTTATCTACGCGATCCAGATGATAATTTGATTGGTCTTTATCAGATGCTCGCTTAA
- a CDS encoding xanthine dehydrogenase family protein molybdopterin-binding subunit — translation MNNPIGKPLNRIDGRLKVTGKALYAAEYPVQNMSHAVVIESKIAKGSIRNIDISPAEKLPGVLAVITYQNAPKLGQNNSNQSGGNPLVKPLPVLQDNKISFYGQHIGVVVAETLEQAEYAANLVKVTYLPETPAVSFEKNLKNAYKPERLLVPLEPDSGRGDINKGLQAAQVQLDENYSAPIEHHNPMEPSATTAVWQGSKLTLYDASQHVGGTQKAVADTFGIPQENVQVIARFIGGGFGCKFPIREHVILAALAARQVKRPVKLALSREQMFTSVGCRPYSSQRIRLGATKDGKLTAVAHEIVTQTNMDREFVEHVGGATNMIYNAPNVLVTHRAVPLNMVVPTIMRAPGETPGMYALESAIDELAYKLNIDPIELRIINDPPQDPYKNLPWSSRSLVESLREGAKRFGWEKRNSKPASMRDGGYLVGYGVAAATYPTNRQPASARAQIQPNGNLLVQIAATDIGTGTYTILAQVAAEVLQLPLSKVAVEIGDSELPPSPGSGGSWGAASYGSAVHDACMALKDKMVSLVKQDNRSALKNLKAAELEVKDGGVFAKDKSVGENFGEILSRNKLKEVSVQVESTPDEARKKYSMHSFGAHFAEVKVDPNNGMVKVSRFLGAFGVGKILNQKTARSQMIGGIVWGISQALHEKTILDDRYGNFVNHNLAEYHIPVNADIPDIEIVFIEENDPHVNPLGVKGVGEIGIVGAGAAVANAIYHATGKRIRDLPITPDKLL, via the coding sequence ATGAATAATCCAATTGGTAAACCGTTAAATAGGATAGATGGCAGATTAAAAGTTACGGGTAAGGCACTTTATGCTGCTGAATATCCCGTACAAAATATGTCTCATGCTGTTGTTATTGAAAGCAAAATTGCTAAGGGCAGTATCCGCAATATTGATATTAGTCCGGCAGAAAAGTTACCCGGCGTGCTTGCGGTTATTACTTATCAAAATGCACCGAAGCTGGGACAAAATAATAGTAATCAATCTGGTGGTAATCCTTTAGTTAAGCCGCTTCCGGTATTACAAGATAATAAAATAAGTTTTTACGGACAGCATATCGGTGTTGTAGTTGCCGAAACTCTAGAACAAGCTGAATACGCTGCTAATTTGGTTAAAGTAACTTATCTTCCCGAAACTCCTGCTGTCAGCTTTGAGAAAAATCTGAAAAATGCTTATAAACCGGAAAGATTGCTGGTTCCTTTAGAACCGGATTCGGGACGAGGTGATATCAACAAAGGATTGCAAGCAGCACAGGTACAGTTAGATGAAAATTATTCCGCACCAATAGAACATCATAACCCAATGGAGCCTTCAGCTACTACTGCTGTTTGGCAAGGTAGTAAACTCACGCTTTACGATGCTTCGCAGCATGTTGGGGGGACGCAAAAAGCGGTAGCTGATACCTTTGGAATTCCCCAAGAAAACGTTCAGGTAATTGCACGATTTATTGGTGGTGGATTCGGTTGTAAATTCCCAATACGCGAACATGTAATTTTAGCAGCTTTGGCAGCTCGTCAAGTCAAACGTCCGGTTAAACTAGCACTGTCACGGGAGCAAATGTTTACTTCGGTGGGTTGTCGTCCCTATTCTTCACAGCGGATTCGTTTGGGTGCAACAAAGGACGGTAAACTTACTGCTGTGGCTCACGAAATCGTCACGCAAACCAATATGGATAGGGAGTTTGTCGAACATGTTGGTGGAGCAACTAACATGATATACAATGCTCCCAACGTACTAGTTACCCATCGTGCCGTACCTTTAAATATGGTAGTACCAACCATTATGCGTGCCCCTGGAGAAACACCGGGAATGTACGCTCTAGAATCGGCGATTGATGAATTAGCCTATAAACTCAACATTGACCCGATAGAACTGCGTATCATTAACGACCCACCCCAAGACCCCTATAAAAATTTACCTTGGTCGAGTCGTTCGCTGGTAGAAAGTTTGCGAGAAGGTGCAAAACGTTTTGGCTGGGAAAAGCGCAATTCCAAACCAGCTTCGATGCGCGACGGTGGTTATTTAGTGGGTTATGGAGTCGCTGCTGCAACTTATCCGACCAATCGACAACCTGCTTCAGCCCGCGCTCAAATTCAGCCTAACGGTAATTTACTGGTGCAAATTGCAGCGACAGATATCGGTACTGGTACTTATACAATCTTGGCGCAAGTAGCAGCGGAAGTATTGCAATTACCTTTAAGTAAAGTTGCTGTAGAAATTGGCGATTCCGAATTACCACCTTCACCCGGTTCTGGTGGTTCTTGGGGTGCTGCTTCTTACGGTAGTGCGGTACATGATGCTTGTATGGCGCTTAAAGATAAAATGGTGTCATTGGTTAAACAAGATAACCGTTCGGCACTGAAGAATTTAAAAGCAGCAGAATTAGAAGTTAAAGACGGTGGTGTTTTTGCCAAAGATAAATCTGTGGGAGAAAACTTTGGCGAAATTTTGAGTAGAAACAAGCTTAAAGAAGTATCGGTACAGGTAGAATCTACACCAGATGAAGCCAGGAAAAAATACTCCATGCATTCGTTTGGGGCACACTTCGCCGAAGTCAAGGTAGACCCAAATAACGGAATGGTAAAGGTTTCTAGATTTTTAGGCGCATTTGGAGTCGGAAAAATTTTGAACCAAAAAACAGCGCGATCGCAAATGATTGGGGGTATAGTTTGGGGTATATCCCAAGCCTTGCACGAAAAAACAATTCTTGACGACCGTTACGGAAACTTTGTTAATCACAATCTTGCCGAATACCATATCCCTGTTAATGCCGATATTCCGGATATAGAAATAGTTTTTATTGAGGAAAACGACCCACATGTCAACCCTTTAGGCGTGAAAGGAGTTGGTGAAATAGGTATTGTAGGTGCAGGTGCAGCTGTAGCTAATGCTATTTACCACGCAACGGGTAAACGCATTCGCGATTTGCCGATTACACCAGACAAATTGCTTTGA
- a CDS encoding xanthine dehydrogenase family protein subunit M, which produces MNPFTYIRADNQDTAIKNVAGKQTKFIAGGTNLLDLMKEGVEQPQQLVDINRLELEKIEGINNGLSIGALVKNSDMANHPLVRQRYPLLSQAVLAGASPQLRNMATTGGNLMQRTRCYYFYNTAMPCNKRLPGSGCAAVEGFNRIHAILGASEQCIATHPSDMCVALSALDAVVKVKGSKGERLIKAVDFHRLPGDTPQIETELQPDELITAVLLPESPFAENSYYLKVRDRQSYAFALVSVAAALEINNNTIRQGRLALGGVAHKPWRATEAEKILDNAKADEKTFQAVADVAVKNAKTYEHNAFKVEMVKRAIVQALSAAVSGTGNG; this is translated from the coding sequence ATGAATCCATTTACTTATATACGTGCCGATAATCAAGATACGGCTATTAAAAATGTTGCTGGTAAACAAACGAAGTTTATTGCGGGTGGGACTAATCTTCTGGATTTGATGAAGGAAGGGGTGGAGCAACCGCAGCAGCTTGTAGATATTAATCGCTTGGAATTGGAAAAGATTGAAGGGATAAATAATGGTTTGAGTATCGGAGCTTTGGTAAAAAATAGCGATATGGCAAACCATCCTCTAGTTAGACAGCGCTATCCCCTACTATCCCAAGCAGTACTGGCTGGTGCTTCTCCACAGTTACGCAACATGGCTACTACCGGCGGAAATTTGATGCAAAGAACTCGCTGTTACTACTTTTATAATACGGCGATGCCTTGTAACAAGCGTTTACCTGGCTCCGGCTGTGCTGCTGTTGAAGGTTTTAACCGCATTCACGCTATTTTAGGTGCTTCCGAACAATGTATTGCCACACATCCTTCCGATATGTGCGTTGCTTTATCGGCTTTGGATGCTGTAGTCAAAGTTAAAGGTTCAAAAGGAGAGCGGTTGATAAAAGCTGTTGATTTTCACCGTTTGCCTGGAGATACACCACAGATAGAAACCGAATTACAACCAGATGAATTGATTACAGCAGTGCTTTTACCAGAATCGCCATTTGCAGAAAATTCTTATTATTTGAAAGTTAGAGATAGACAATCCTATGCTTTCGCTTTAGTTTCAGTAGCTGCTGCTTTAGAAATAAATAACAATACTATTCGTCAGGGAAGATTAGCTTTAGGTGGTGTAGCACATAAACCTTGGAGAGCAACTGAAGCAGAAAAAATTCTTGACAATGCCAAAGCTGACGAAAAGACGTTTCAAGCCGTAGCAGATGTAGCAGTAAAAAACGCAAAAACCTACGAACACAACGCTTTTAAAGTAGAAATGGTGAAAAGAGCGATTGTTCAAGCATTAAGTGCAGCAGTAAGCGGTACTGGAAATGGTTAA
- a CDS encoding 2Fe-2S iron-sulfur cluster-binding protein: MKVKLRRRRFGQLTFVGVLATVIGKFTKKTSAQTAPQPSQSNTVTVNLKINGKEQTLQVEPRVTLLDALREYIGLTGTKKGCGHGQCGACTVLVNGRRINSCLTLAIMNEGAEITTIEGLAQGDDLHPVQAAFIKHDGFQCGYCTPGQICSAVAAIAEVKQGEVSAVTPDVRKEGRVELTDTEIRERMSGNLCRCGAYPGILAAVKEASGEVKG, encoded by the coding sequence ATGAAAGTCAAATTAAGAAGGCGGCGATTTGGTCAATTAACTTTCGTCGGTGTATTAGCAACTGTAATTGGTAAATTTACAAAGAAAACTTCAGCGCAAACAGCACCGCAGCCTTCACAAAGCAATACCGTTACCGTCAACCTAAAAATTAATGGTAAGGAGCAAACTTTACAAGTTGAACCTCGCGTTACTTTACTCGATGCATTGCGCGAATATATCGGTTTAACTGGTACTAAAAAAGGCTGCGGACACGGACAATGCGGTGCTTGTACGGTGTTAGTTAATGGCAGAAGAATTAATTCTTGTCTGACGCTGGCAATTATGAATGAAGGCGCTGAAATAACTACCATTGAAGGATTAGCCCAAGGAGATGATTTGCATCCCGTACAGGCTGCCTTTATAAAACACGACGGTTTTCAATGTGGATACTGTACCCCCGGACAAATTTGTTCTGCGGTTGCTGCAATTGCCGAAGTGAAACAAGGAGAGGTAAGTGCTGTTACACCCGATGTCAGAAAAGAAGGGCGAGTAGAATTAACCGATACAGAAATTCGCGAAAGAATGAGCGGTAATCTCTGTCGTTGCGGTGCTTATCCCGGTATCTTGGCAGCAGTTAAGGAAGCGAGCGGCGAGGTTAAAGGTTAA
- a CDS encoding MATE family efflux transporter, giving the protein MTPNIREESKQFLHLAIPLVSAQVTQSLTGFFDTIMMGRLGNESLAAGGLASLTFFALLNATAGIVMGISPLVSEAYGGGNKTRIEKLARQGFWLVLLLSIPIMLIMANLDLIMLQLGQAKTTVNLANSYLKIMVWAFFPGLGFAMLRSVVSGLSHTRPIMFIVIAGTFFNIIGNYVLGFGKLGFPRLELAGLAISSTLTFWGMFIALIVYFLKHKQLKIYRIFEQLHRVRPSIIWELSKIGIPIGISTAFELGLFTVVTYLMGALGTEVLAAHQIVFQTIIVTFMVPLGMSYAATVRVGQWLGQKNLRGIQLSGYLSILMGLVFTIFLTVLMLLFPQSIVGLYIDINDPKNTEIVNLALPMLKIATLSQILDTVQKITYGNLQGLQDTRIPMLLSIPAFWGIGLTTGYILGFVLDWGGTGLWLGQSIGVAIVALLFLNRFCSLTARWKWNLH; this is encoded by the coding sequence GTGACTCCTAATATTCGTGAGGAAAGTAAACAATTTTTGCATTTAGCGATTCCTTTAGTTAGCGCCCAAGTCACTCAATCTCTAACGGGATTTTTCGACACAATTATGATGGGTAGGTTGGGTAATGAAAGTTTAGCTGCTGGTGGTTTAGCTTCTTTGACTTTCTTTGCTTTATTGAATGCTACTGCTGGAATAGTAATGGGGATAAGTCCGCTGGTTTCAGAAGCTTATGGTGGGGGGAACAAAACCAGAATTGAAAAGTTAGCACGTCAAGGTTTTTGGCTAGTTTTATTGTTATCAATACCGATAATGTTGATAATGGCAAACCTTGATTTAATTATGCTGCAATTAGGACAAGCTAAAACAACAGTAAATCTAGCCAATAGCTATTTAAAGATAATGGTTTGGGCTTTCTTCCCTGGCTTAGGTTTTGCAATGCTGCGAAGTGTTGTATCTGGATTATCACATACTCGTCCGATAATGTTTATTGTGATTGCTGGGACTTTTTTTAATATTATTGGTAACTATGTTTTGGGATTTGGAAAACTTGGCTTTCCTCGCTTGGAATTAGCTGGTTTAGCAATATCGAGTACTCTAACTTTTTGGGGAATGTTTATTGCTTTAATAGTTTACTTTCTCAAACATAAACAACTCAAAATCTATCGTATATTCGAGCAGCTACATCGAGTTAGACCAAGTATTATTTGGGAATTGAGCAAAATTGGCATTCCAATCGGGATTTCAACAGCTTTTGAATTAGGATTATTTACCGTTGTTACCTATCTTATGGGTGCTTTAGGAACGGAAGTACTAGCAGCACATCAAATAGTTTTCCAAACTATTATTGTCACTTTTATGGTTCCCTTGGGAATGTCTTATGCAGCTACAGTAAGAGTCGGACAATGGCTCGGACAGAAAAACTTAAGGGGAATTCAATTGTCGGGCTATCTTAGTATTTTGATGGGATTAGTATTTACAATCTTCTTGACTGTTTTGATGTTGTTGTTTCCTCAGTCAATTGTGGGATTATACATTGATATAAACGACCCTAAGAACACAGAAATCGTAAATTTAGCATTACCGATGCTAAAAATTGCTACCCTGTCACAGATTTTAGATACAGTCCAGAAAATCACCTACGGTAATCTGCAAGGACTTCAAGATACACGTATTCCGATGTTATTAAGTATTCCAGCTTTTTGGGGTATTGGATTAACTACTGGTTATATTCTTGGATTTGTATTGGATTGGGGTGGTACTGGTTTGTGGTTAGGACAATCTATTGGAGTTGCAATTGTAGCGCTATTGTTTCTAAACCGTTTTTGCTCCTTAACTGCTCGTTGGAAGTGGAATTTGCACTAA
- a CDS encoding AraC family transcriptional regulator, whose translation MTWALTKGIAKCKNCLLSSRILGVTDFCSICLFSKFKLSDLANLAGISQFHFSRLFKNSMGISPHKYVIKQRVERAKSLLKNPELSVTEISLLCGFNSHSHLGKYFRQLTGFTPRQYRASTASRK comes from the coding sequence GTGACTTGGGCGCTAACTAAAGGAATCGCTAAATGCAAAAATTGTTTACTTTCCTCACGAATATTAGGAGTCACTGATTTTTGTTCAATATGTTTATTTTCTAAATTTAAATTATCAGATTTGGCTAACTTAGCTGGAATTAGTCAGTTTCATTTTAGTCGTTTGTTTAAAAATTCGATGGGAATATCTCCTCACAAGTATGTAATAAAACAAAGAGTTGAGCGAGCAAAATCTTTATTGAAAAATCCAGAATTATCTGTCACAGAAATTAGCTTGTTGTGTGGTTTTAACAGTCACAGCCATCTAGGTAAATATTTTCGACAACTTACAGGATTTACACCAAGGCAATATAGAGCTAGTACTGCTTCGCGGAAGTAA
- a CDS encoding VWA domain-containing protein → MSQINENSNNERLRRWRLILGSKKADGTGCKLTGADAKIDKSLDALYDSERSGGLGSSSPKVARWLGDIRTYFPSSIVKVMQQDALERLNLRQMLLQPEMLSAVEPDVHLIANLLSLSSIMPEKTKDTARQVVRSVVEELQRKLTNPTQQAVMGSLNRAIRNRRPRHNEIDWNRTIRANLKHYQPEYRTIIPETRIGYGRKRSNLRNIILCIDQSGSMATSVVYAGIFGAVLASLSAIQTRIVVFDTAVADLTDEAQDPVDLLFGTQLGGGTDINQALGYCQNFIQKPEDTIMVLISDLYEGGNRQQMLKRVAAIINSGVQLVTLLALNDDGAPMYDHRVAEEFAIMGSPAFACSPDQFPDLMAAAIQKQDIAQWAAANDIVTKRLHRE, encoded by the coding sequence ATGAGCCAAATCAACGAAAACTCCAACAACGAACGCCTCCGCCGGTGGCGACTTATCCTTGGTAGTAAAAAAGCCGATGGTACTGGCTGTAAATTGACAGGTGCTGATGCCAAAATCGATAAATCCTTAGATGCGCTTTACGATTCCGAACGCTCTGGTGGTTTGGGTAGTTCGTCACCAAAAGTTGCTCGTTGGTTGGGAGATATTCGTACTTATTTTCCTTCATCTATAGTAAAGGTGATGCAGCAAGACGCACTGGAGCGGCTCAACCTGCGTCAGATGTTGCTGCAACCAGAAATGTTGTCAGCAGTAGAGCCAGACGTACACCTGATCGCGAATTTACTTTCTCTAAGCAGTATCATGCCAGAAAAAACCAAAGATACTGCCCGTCAAGTTGTGCGGAGTGTCGTTGAAGAATTGCAGCGAAAACTGACAAATCCTACCCAGCAAGCGGTAATGGGAAGTCTGAATCGGGCTATACGCAATCGCCGCCCCCGTCACAACGAAATCGACTGGAACCGCACCATCCGCGCTAATTTAAAACACTATCAACCAGAATATCGGACAATTATTCCTGAAACCCGTATCGGCTACGGACGCAAACGCAGCAATTTACGGAATATTATACTTTGCATTGACCAAAGCGGTTCAATGGCAACTTCTGTAGTTTATGCGGGAATATTTGGAGCAGTTTTGGCATCCTTGAGTGCAATTCAAACCCGGATAGTTGTCTTCGATACTGCTGTTGCAGATTTAACCGATGAAGCTCAAGACCCAGTAGATTTACTGTTTGGAACTCAATTGGGTGGCGGTACGGATATTAATCAAGCTTTAGGTTACTGTCAAAACTTTATTCAAAAACCAGAAGATACCATTATGGTATTAATTAGCGATTTGTACGAAGGTGGAAACCGTCAGCAAATGTTGAAGCGTGTTGCAGCAATTATCAATTCTGGGGTGCAGTTAGTCACACTATTAGCTTTAAATGACGATGGCGCACCAATGTACGACCATAGAGTAGCCGAAGAATTCGCCATCATGGGAAGCCCTGCTTTTGCCTGTAGCCCAGATCAATTTCCCGATTTAATGGCGGCAGCTATTCAAAAACAGGATATTGCTCAATGGGCTGCTGCTAACGATATTGTTACTAAGCGGTTGCATAGGGAATAG